Genomic DNA from Bacillota bacterium:
GCTTGCAGGATCCGACCTCCGGCAAGATCTTGGTGCAGGGAGTGGACTTGGCCAGGCTGGCGGGTTCCCGCCTGAGGGCCTTCAGGCGCTCGGTCCAGATGATATTCCAGGATCCCTACGAGACTCTTAGCCCGCGTTTCACGGTGTTGGCGTCCGTATCCGAACCCCTTATAGTACACGGCGTCCGAAACGGGGAGGAAAGGCTCGACAAGGTGGTGCATGCGCTGGAACTCGCCCAATTGCGCCCAGGGCAGAAATACATCGGGAGGTTTCCTCACGAGCTCAGCGGGGGCGAGCGACAGCGGGTTGCCATCGCGAGGGCCATAGTACTGAATCCGAGCCTGCTCATTGCGGACGAGCCCGTGTCCATGCTGGATGTCTCTATCAGAGCAGGTATCCTGAACCTGTTGAGGGGACTAAGGAACCAGCTTGGGCTGTCGATTCTCTATATTTCCCATGACCTGTCCACGATCAGATACATCTGTGACAGAACCATGATCATGTACCGCGGGCGACTGGTCGAGTTGGGACCTACGCCCACGGTCATGAGGCAACCCTTACATCCATACACGAGGGCGCTCCTCGCAGCGGTACCCATACCTGACCCCGATGCCAAACGTACGGTCATCGAACTCAAGGAGGCGAGCCAACCGCCTCTTGGGGAGGGGTGCAATTTCGCGCCCAGATGCCCGAGGCGGCAGCCCAGGTGCGACGAGGCTCGTCCAGAGCTGGTGGACAGTGGGGGTGGCCACCTGGTAGCGTGTCACTCAGTTGCTGGGTAGGCGGAGGTTTGAGGGAGGACCGATGCCATGACCAGAGGACTCGAAGAAGCGTTCCGCTACGTTGATGACTCACAGGAGAGATTCATCGCTGACCTGGTAGAGCTGTGCCGGCAGCCAAGCGTCTCGACCTCGGGCGAAGGCATGGCCGAAATGCCTGAAGCCCTTACGCGGATGTTGGGTCGTTACGGCTTTTCAGTGCGGGTTATCCCTACGGGGGGCTATCCCATCGTCTACGGCGAAATCGACGTGGGAGCTGATCGGACACTCCTGTGTTACAAGCACTACGATGTACAGCCTCCCGACCCCCTTCACCAGTGGGATTCTCCACCTTTCGAGCCGACCCTGCGGGATGGGAAGCTGTACGCAAGAGGAGTGGCGGACGTCAAGGGCGGAATTGCGTCCTTTCTGCACGCCGTTGACGCGCTGAGGCAAGGGGTAGGAAGCATCGGCGTCAACCTCAAATTCCTAATCGAGGGAGAGGAGGAAGTCGCCAGCCGGCACCTTGAGGAGGCGGTCCTCGGTAACAAGGACCTGTTTTCGGCGGACGTATGTATCTGGGAGAACGCCTTTAAGGATCACCAGGATCGCCCCATGATCCGGATCGGAAACAAGGGCATGTGTTACTTGGAGCTACGGGCCAGGAACCTTCGCATAGACCACCACTCGCGGTGGGCTGCGGTTCTGCCGAGCAGCGCCTGGGACCTGGTCTGGGCGCTTTCCTCGCTAAAGGACAGGCAGGAGCACGTGTTGGTAGACGGCTTCTACGACGGGGTCAGGCCCGTTACGCCAGACGAACAGCGGGTCCTGGAGAGCCTGGCAATGGACGCCGAGCCCCTAAAGCGCGAAAGCGGGGCGTCCCATCTGCTGAACGGTGCAGAGGGCGGGCGCCTGGCTGAGATGCTTTACACCCGTCCTACCTGCAACATAGCGGGGATGGTCGCCGGTTACACCGGGGAAGGTTCCAAGACCGTGTTGCCTGCCGAGGCAGTTGCTAAGCTGGATTTGCGTCTGGTACCGGACCAGGACCCGGTGGATATTTACAACAAGGTCAAGAGGCACCTGGAGGAGCGTGGTTTCGCGGGCATCGAAGTCAGGATGCTAAGCGCTACCTGGCCATCCAAAACACCTGTTTCTCATCCATTCGTGCAACTGGTACTGAAAGCGGGCGAAATGGCTTATGGGGTACAGCCAGTCGTCGAGATAACGTCCGCGGGCTCTGGCCCGCGCTACGTGTTCTCGCAGTGGACCGACATGCCCATGGTCGCCCTGGGAGTTGGATACGCAGGTTCGCAAAACCATGCCCCCAACGAGAACATCCGCATCAAGGATTACCTGGAGGGGGTCAAACATCTGGCGGCGACGTTGTACCTTTACTCTCGCGCCCTCACACCTCATGGTGAGGTCCGGGACTCCGAGACAGGAGGGTGAGCATCGGTTGGACACCCTACAGGCGGACGAACTGGTGGCCCGGTGGGTGACCGATAACAGAGATCGTCTGTTGACTGAGTTCAGGACCTTGTGCCAGCAGCCTGCAGTGTCAGGTGACGGGCGCGGAATTCACGAAATGGCAGAGTTACTGCTAGAGTTCCTACGGGCCAAGGGGTTCGTGGCACGGGTGCTTGAGGGTCCGGGGAACCCGGTGATATACGCGGAGGCGACGGGGACTCACGATTGTACCTTACTTATGTACGGGCACTATGACGTGCAGCCACCAGAGCCGATCAGTGAGTGGTGCTATCCTCCCTTCGGTGCGGTGGTGCAGGATGGTAAGCTCTACGGACGGGGTGTGAGCGATCACCGGGGCAGCATGATATCGCGCATCCATGCGGTTGAGGCGCTGATGGCCCTCGGGCTGCTCCGTACCACTGTGAAAATGATCCTCGAAGGTGAGGAGGAAATCGGCAGCCCGAATCTGGCGGAGACCGTGCTCAGGCATCGCGATTTGCTGAGCGCCGGTGCTTGCCTCTACCCGGGTGGATTTCGGGGGGCAGATGACAGGCCTACCATCAGTTGCGGCGGCAAAGGCGTATGTACGGTGCGGCTATCCGCCAAGGGTCTGGCAGGTGAGGTTCACTCACGCGAAGCCACATCGGTGCCCAACCCCGCGTGGCGGCTGATCTGGCTGCTCGCGAAGATCCGTGGTGAAGATGGCCAGGTAGGGGTGCCCGGGTTTCTCCGGTCCGTGCGCCAGCCCGATGAACTCGATGCAATGTTCATTTCCCGGATTCCTCCGGCGTTTCCTTACGCGCCGAGTTCCGGTAGGGCGCAGGCGGGGTCCACAGGGGCGTTGGTCGCGCACCACCTGTTTAGCCCCACATGCACCATTACACGGGTTGAAGCCGGGGCGCCGGGGGAAGGCCGTAAGAGCGCAATCCCCTCCCGCGCAACAGCGGATCTGGAGTTTCGCTTGGTCCCGGACCAGGATGCTGAGGCCGTGTTTCGCGCGCTCATGCAGTACGTGGCGGACGTTGGCTACGACGACGTCGAGGTGGTACTCCTGGCGTCAAGGAACCCTGCCAGGACGGCGATGACGGCGGGAATCGTACCGGTAGCGGTGGAGGCCGCGAAGGCGGTGTATGGGAAGGAACCCATCCTGTCACCGTTGTTTCCGGGTTCCGGGCCCTGGGAGGTCTTCATTAAGGGGTTGGGCATACCGACTATCGCGGATACGGGAGTAAGCTATCATGGTTCGTCCCACCATGCGCCGAATGAGCATGTCAGGATCGACGACTACCTGCTTGGGATTCGGAACATTGCAGCCGTATTGCTCAGGTTCGATTCCGGCAGTCGGCAACACACGGATTGGGGTGGGAGATGATGGCGGGAGTGACTGTGGAGCTGGCACGATTTGTGGCCAGTTTGCGCTTCTCTGACCTGCCACAGTCCGCCATCGAGAAAGCCAGACTGTGTGTCATGGATGCCATGGGATGTGCCCTCGCGGGTAGCAGGACCGCCGAGGTGGGGGCGATGATGCGCGCACTCGAGCGCTATGACAGGTGGCCGCCTGGCGAGGGCCGGGACCTTCCTGCGAGAGCTGCCATCTGGGGGACGGCCGCGGGCGCTACCGTGTTTACCGCTGTGCTTCTGAACGGGACCATGACCCATGCCCTGGAGTTTGATGACTCCCTCCGTTTCGCCAAGGTGCATCCTGGCGCCGTCGTCATACCGGCCGCCCTTAGCTTGGGAGAAATCGTGCACGTTGACGGGAAGACGCTCATCACTGCCGTTGCCGCTGGCTACGAAGTGATGGCCAGGGTGGGGGCGGCGCTAGATCCTAAGCAACATCGACTGCGCGGCTGGCACGCCACGTCGACGACCGGCACGCTGGGAGCGGCAGCCGCGGCATCGGTCATATTGGATCTCGATGAGCGTCGGGTCGCCTATGCGCTGGGTCATGCGGGAACTCAGTCGGGCGGCCTGTGGGCCTTCCTGGCCGATGGAGCCATGAGTAAGAAGTTTCACCCCGGTCGAGCTGCCTCGAGCGGCGTACTATCGGCGATCTTGGCGGCTGAGGATCTGCGAGGTGCAACGCAGATCCTCGAAGCTGCGGACGGTGGGTTTCTCCGCGCCTTTTCTGACCGATATTCTGAGGAACCGGTCATCCGCGATCTTGGGACGGGCTACGCCATTGAACGGGTGACCTTCAAGCCGTATCCGTGTTGCCGCACGATACATCCCGCGGTAGAGGCTGTTCTGAGCATACGCAGGCAGTATGGAGTGGAACCCGGGATGGTGGACGAGATCAGAATCCTTACTTACGAGGTAGCAAAGGTGCAGAACGGTCACCCCGGAATGCCCAAGACTGTGACCGATGCACAGTTCAGTATGGCTTACTGTGTCGCAGCAGCCCTGGTCGCCGGGGACCTGCAACTCCCCCAGTTCGATGCCGGAGCGTTATCCGACCCACGCATAGCCCGGCTGGTTGAAAAGGTCCATGTGGAGGTAGCACCACAGTTCGAAGCCATGTACCCCGCCAGGTGGCCCGCCTCCGCTGCCATCAAGCTCAGGAACGGAAAGACATACGAGGCGCTAGTAGAGACATGCCTGGGCGACCCCGAGAAGCCGTTGACCGCGGAGCACATGAAGCGCAAGTTCTCAGGTATGGCGGAGGCGATACCACGGTTTGGGACGGCCAGGTTCTTAGACGCCGTTGAAAAGCTAGAGGAAGCGCACGATGTGTCGGACATCGTCCGGTTAGTGACGGGTGATTGGCGGTAATTCCTCCAGGGCTTGCCGTAGTCGGACCGTGAAGGTACGATAAGGGAGGTTGCACCGTAAGTAACGTGGACCGCGATGGAGGCGTGGCCGGGTGATACCGGATAAGAACAGTGTTGTGCCTCTCTACCACCAGATCAAGGAGGGCTTGCGCGAGGAGATCGAGGCTGGCCTCTATCAGCCCGGTGATCTACTGCCGCCTGAGCACGAGTTATGTAAGAGGTACGGCGTTAGCAGAATCACCGTGCGTCAGGCCGTACTCGACCTGGCCCGTGAAGGACTGGTAGACAGAAAGCGCGGGAAGGGCACTTTCGTTTGCCAGCCGAAGATTCAGCAAGACCTGCTTGGGTTTTACGATTTCACCCGCCAGCTGGAAGCCACCGGGAGAGAGCAGACCGTACGGGTGCTAAGTGTGGAGAGGGTAGAGTCAGAGGCTGTTGCCACATGGTTGGGGTTGCCCAGGGATGAGCCGTTGGTGAGGATCATGAGACTGCGCATCGTCGACGACGAGCCTCTCATACTTGAGAAGACATTCGTGTCGGCTCGTCGGTTCCCCGGAATAGAGCGTGAGGACTTTTCTTCAACGCCAGTATACTATCGCATGATCACAGAAAGGTTCGGGGTGGCGCTAGGGAGAGCTGTCAAGTTCCTCGAACCGGTTCTGGTGGATGCCTACGCATCGGCTTTCCTGGGGGTTAAGAAGGGCAGTCCGGGCTTGCTCGTTGTTCGGGTCACCTACGCCGTGGACGGTACGCCCGTTGTGGTCACAAAGTGGCTGGTGCGCGGCGACCGCTGCCGCCACTACGTCGAGGTTGGGCCCCATCCGCGGCAGATATAGGTGTCCACGGTATCCGGGTAGACGCCACCAGCTCCGACGACAGTCGTGGGGTCGAAGAGGTTCCCGCCAGGTGAGAAGGGGACCGGGCACCCGGTCCCCGCCCCACCGTCGGTCCGCTACAGCTTGAGCCCGAATAGCTGGCTCAAGATGAACACGGTGAAACATGCGCATGCACGTCGTTCCCCAGATGACGAAGACGATGAGCAACGCATGGTAAACGCGGCGAATGTCCTCTCTGGCCCACTTCCTGACCCTTTCAGACCCCCACCAGAGCATGTCCGTGACCTGGCGGCAGACCAGATCCACGTTGCTGAGGGCAGTACTGAACAGTACCCAGAACCCGATCAGAAGTGCCAGGGCCCACCCCGCCGGCCCCATGAGCTTCGCGAACGTCTCCCCCTGGTACGCCACGACACCCCACTGAGGAAGGGCCGTCCCCCTGGGGATCAATCCCACTGCCAGTGGGGAGGGCAAGAACATGCCGGGCATGCCGCCCAGCCAGAATATGCCCCACTGGTCAATGCTGAGCAGCTTGAGCCACGCTCTCCAGCGCCCAACGTTCTCGGCAGTAGGGGAAGCGAACATACCGTTGGGGGAGACCCTTACCATCTTACCTCCTACGACTGCAGGAATGTAGCCCACCTTGTGTCCCATGCCGAACCCTTTGTCCCTGTACCAGTTGGTAATGGCGTTGTTACCGAAGCATCTCCAGATTGAGGAACGTCTGCAGAGTCGCCGAAACGGTGGTGATCCACAGCAGCGCCAATCCCCACTTCACGAACACCGACGGCCCGATCAACCACTCCCCGCTACCGATGGAACCTCCCAGCGCGATCACGCTCGGGCCGATGATGGCCAGGATGGCCCTCCTTCTCAGGGGCGGTGGTTCGGGCATATCGACCACCTGGAACGGAGGACCCAACCCTCCCGGCCTGACTTCGCCGCCATTGCTCACCCGGCTTGCCATCCGTTATCCCCCCGTCTCTGAGTGATGGGCGTGGGAACACGCATACGCTCCCTCTGCCTTTCCAGAAGCATCCACAGCCCACCGAGATAGCGCCGCTGAGCTCGCCTACGCCGGCCGACTCCCGCCCCAAAGGAAGCCCTCCGCGCCGCTCAGTCCCTTGCTACCGACACCGGGTCAGTACATCCCCCCACCCGCCAAGCGTTGCGCAATGTGAAACCAACTCCCGATTGCTCCCGGGCGGCCCAGCTTCTTACCCAGGATTCGCCAAGTTTCCCCAGGGATTGACATCGCTCGCCTCATGGTGTAATGTGGAAAGGCGCGCCGGTGAGGACAGGTCCGCGCCGCCGCGGACCGCCGGGCGCCAGGCGAGGGGTGACGCCAGCACGCGCGCTGGGCACCTTACCGTCGATTGGGGGTGGAACGGTGTCTGAGGCCCCGTTTATCGCCCTGCCCAGGCCACTTCGTGAGCGCCTGGAGATGCACGAGGCCATCGCTGTCAGGTTTGCCTTTGCCCGCTGACGGGGCGGGGGCGGTTACCATTCGCATGCGGGATTCACTTCTGGACGATTACGCTGCCTTCTTGCGGGCCCGCGGGCTGGCCGAGCAGAGCGTGCGCTGCTACCTGGGTCAGACCAGGGCCTTCGTGGCGTGGTACGAGAGGGAGCGGGGTCCCTTCCGGGTGGATTCGGTGGCCCGGCTGGACGTGGCGGACTACCGCCGGCACCTGCAGGACGCCGGGCGCAAGCCGGCCACGGTGAACCTGGTCCTGGTGGTGTTGACCTCCTTC
This window encodes:
- a CDS encoding ABC transporter ATP-binding protein, which gives rise to MDQVCERVVVVEDLRKWYTPGARFAGAHGRRLIYAVDGISFFVQRGEILGLAGESGSGKTTTGELIARLQDPTSGKILVQGVDLARLAGSRLRAFRRSVQMIFQDPYETLSPRFTVLASVSEPLIVHGVRNGEERLDKVVHALELAQLRPGQKYIGRFPHELSGGERQRVAIARAIVLNPSLLIADEPVSMLDVSIRAGILNLLRGLRNQLGLSILYISHDLSTIRYICDRTMIMYRGRLVELGPTPTVMRQPLHPYTRALLAAVPIPDPDAKRTVIELKEASQPPLGEGCNFAPRCPRRQPRCDEARPELVDSGGGHLVACHSVAG
- a CDS encoding M20/M25/M40 family metallo-hydrolase, which encodes MTRGLEEAFRYVDDSQERFIADLVELCRQPSVSTSGEGMAEMPEALTRMLGRYGFSVRVIPTGGYPIVYGEIDVGADRTLLCYKHYDVQPPDPLHQWDSPPFEPTLRDGKLYARGVADVKGGIASFLHAVDALRQGVGSIGVNLKFLIEGEEEVASRHLEEAVLGNKDLFSADVCIWENAFKDHQDRPMIRIGNKGMCYLELRARNLRIDHHSRWAAVLPSSAWDLVWALSSLKDRQEHVLVDGFYDGVRPVTPDEQRVLESLAMDAEPLKRESGASHLLNGAEGGRLAEMLYTRPTCNIAGMVAGYTGEGSKTVLPAEAVAKLDLRLVPDQDPVDIYNKVKRHLEERGFAGIEVRMLSATWPSKTPVSHPFVQLVLKAGEMAYGVQPVVEITSAGSGPRYVFSQWTDMPMVALGVGYAGSQNHAPNENIRIKDYLEGVKHLAATLYLYSRALTPHGEVRDSETGG
- a CDS encoding M20/M25/M40 family metallo-hydrolase; protein product: MAELLLEFLRAKGFVARVLEGPGNPVIYAEATGTHDCTLLMYGHYDVQPPEPISEWCYPPFGAVVQDGKLYGRGVSDHRGSMISRIHAVEALMALGLLRTTVKMILEGEEEIGSPNLAETVLRHRDLLSAGACLYPGGFRGADDRPTISCGGKGVCTVRLSAKGLAGEVHSREATSVPNPAWRLIWLLAKIRGEDGQVGVPGFLRSVRQPDELDAMFISRIPPAFPYAPSSGRAQAGSTGALVAHHLFSPTCTITRVEAGAPGEGRKSAIPSRATADLEFRLVPDQDAEAVFRALMQYVADVGYDDVEVVLLASRNPARTAMTAGIVPVAVEAAKAVYGKEPILSPLFPGSGPWEVFIKGLGIPTIADTGVSYHGSSHHAPNEHVRIDDYLLGIRNIAAVLLRFDSGSRQHTDWGGR
- a CDS encoding MmgE/PrpD family protein; this encodes MTVELARFVASLRFSDLPQSAIEKARLCVMDAMGCALAGSRTAEVGAMMRALERYDRWPPGEGRDLPARAAIWGTAAGATVFTAVLLNGTMTHALEFDDSLRFAKVHPGAVVIPAALSLGEIVHVDGKTLITAVAAGYEVMARVGAALDPKQHRLRGWHATSTTGTLGAAAAASVILDLDERRVAYALGHAGTQSGGLWAFLADGAMSKKFHPGRAASSGVLSAILAAEDLRGATQILEAADGGFLRAFSDRYSEEPVIRDLGTGYAIERVTFKPYPCCRTIHPAVEAVLSIRRQYGVEPGMVDEIRILTYEVAKVQNGHPGMPKTVTDAQFSMAYCVAAALVAGDLQLPQFDAGALSDPRIARLVEKVHVEVAPQFEAMYPARWPASAAIKLRNGKTYEALVETCLGDPEKPLTAEHMKRKFSGMAEAIPRFGTARFLDAVEKLEEAHDVSDIVRLVTGDWR
- a CDS encoding GntR family transcriptional regulator, with the protein product MIPDKNSVVPLYHQIKEGLREEIEAGLYQPGDLLPPEHELCKRYGVSRITVRQAVLDLAREGLVDRKRGKGTFVCQPKIQQDLLGFYDFTRQLEATGREQTVRVLSVERVESEAVATWLGLPRDEPLVRIMRLRIVDDEPLILEKTFVSARRFPGIEREDFSSTPVYYRMITERFGVALGRAVKFLEPVLVDAYASAFLGVKKGSPGLLVVRVTYAVDGTPVVVTKWLVRGDRCRHYVEVGPHPRQI